In Rhinatrema bivittatum chromosome 11, aRhiBiv1.1, whole genome shotgun sequence, a single window of DNA contains:
- the LOC115072968 gene encoding uncharacterized protein LOC115072968, translating into MDCKSTAGCTQKKSGDLKHDPKHGHHGHGQHGHEQHGHGGEHCKGHKEKGGHSSDSSSSSSSGSECEGKHQHGEGHEHKKKKEKKVKKEKKPKKDSKH; encoded by the exons ATGGACTGCAAATCAACCGCAG GATGCACTCAGAAGAAAAGTGGAGATCTGAAGCATGACCCGAAGCACGGGCACCATGGGCACGGGCAGCATGGACACGAGCAGCATGGACACGGAGGCGAACACTGCAAAGGGCATAAG GAGAAAGGTGGACATTCCAGCGACTCCAGCAGCTCCAGCTCCAGTGGAAGTGAATGTGAAGGCAAG CACCAGCATGGGGAGGGCCACGAGcacaaaaagaagaaagagaagaaggtGAAGAAGGAGAAGAAGCCCAAGAAAGACAGCAAGCACTAG